In the Apteryx mantelli isolate bAptMan1 chromosome 1, bAptMan1.hap1, whole genome shotgun sequence genome, one interval contains:
- the ARRB1 gene encoding beta-arrestin-1 isoform X2: MGDKGTRVFKKASPNGKLTVYLGKRDFVDHIDVVDPVDGVVLVDPEYLKERKVFVTLTCAFRYGREDLDVLGLTFRKDLFVANAQAFPPVPEEKKPLTRLQERLIKKLGEHAYPFTFEIPPNLPCSVTLQPGPEDTGKACGVDYEVKAFCAENLEEKIHKRNSVRLVIRKVQYAPERPGPQPMAETTRQFLMSDKPLHLEASLDKEIYYHGEPISVNVHVTNNTNKTVKKIKISVRQYADICLFNTAQYKCPVAVEDADDVVAPSSTFCKVYTLTPFLANNREKRGLALDGKLKHEDTNLASSTLLRDGANKEILGIIVSYKVKVKLVVSRGGDVAVELPFTLMHPKPKEEPAHRDVPENEAPIDTNLIELDTNDDDIVFEDFARQRLKGMKDDKEEEEERANSPQLNDR; the protein is encoded by the exons ATGGGAGACAAAGGCACCCG GGTGTTCAAGAAAGCGAGTCCCAACGGGAAG CTCACCGTCTACCTGGGCAAGCGGGATTTCGTCGACCACATCGACGTGGTGGACCCCGTGG ACGGCGTCGTGCTGGTGGATCCCGAGTacctgaaggaaaggaaag TCTTCGTGACGTTGACCTGCGCTTTCCGCTACGGCCGCGAGGACCTGGACGTGCTGGGGCTCACCTTCCGCAAGGACCTCTTCGTGGCCAACGCGCAAGCCTTCCCGCCGGTGCCCGAGGAGAAGAAGCCGCTGACGCGGCTGCAGGAGCGGCTCATCAAGAAGCTGGGCGAGCACGCCTACCCCTTCACCTTCGAG ATCCCTCCCAACTTGCCCTGCTCCGTGACGCTGCAGCCCGGCCCGGAGGACACGGGGAAG GCCTGCGGTGTGGACTATGAGGTCAAAGCGTTCTGCGCTGAGAACTTGGAGGAGAAAATCCACAAGAG GAACTCGGTGCGCCTGGTGATCCGCAAGGTGCAGTACGCCCCGGAGCGACCCGGCCCCCAGCCCATGGCCGAGACCACCCGGCAGTTCCTCATGTCGGACAAGCCGCTGCACCTCGAGGCGTCCCTGGACAAGGAG ATCTACTACCACGGGGAGCCCATCAGCGTCAACGTCCACGTCACCAACAACACCAACAAGACGGTGAAGAAGATCAAAATCTCGG TGCGCCAGTACGCCGACATCTGCCTCTTCAACACCGCCCAGTACAAGTGCCCCGTGGCGGTGGAGGACGCCGA CGACGTGGTGGCCCCGAGCTCGACGTTCTGCAAGGTCTACACGCTGACGCCCTTCCTCGCCAACAACCGGGAGAAGCGCGGGCTGGCGCTCGACGGCAAGCTCAAGCACGAGGACACCAACCTGGCCTCCAGCACGCT GTTGAGAGACGGCGCCAATAAGGAGATCCTGGGCATCATCGTCTCCTACAAAGTGAAGGTGAAGCTGGTGGTGTCGCGAGGAGG CGACGTCGCGGTGGAGCTGCCCTTCACGCTGATGCACCCCAAGCCCAAGGAGGAGCCGGCGCACCGGGACG TTCCAGAGAACGAAGCTCCCATAGATACAAATCTGATAGAACTTGACAcaaa CGACGACGACATCGTGTTCGAAGACTTCGCCCGGCAGCGGCTCAAAGGCATGAAGGACgacaaggaggaagaggaggagcgcGCAAACTCCCCGCAGCTCAACGACAGATAA
- the ARRB1 gene encoding beta-arrestin-1 isoform X1, producing MGDKGTRVFKKASPNGKLTVYLGKRDFVDHIDVVDPVDGVVLVDPEYLKERKVFVTLTCAFRYGREDLDVLGLTFRKDLFVANAQAFPPVPEEKKPLTRLQERLIKKLGEHAYPFTFEIPPNLPCSVTLQPGPEDTGKACGVDYEVKAFCAENLEEKIHKRNSVRLVIRKVQYAPERPGPQPMAETTRQFLMSDKPLHLEASLDKEIYYHGEPISVNVHVTNNTNKTVKKIKISVRQYADICLFNTAQYKCPVAVEDADDVVAPSSTFCKVYTLTPFLANNREKRGLALDGKLKHEDTNLASSTLLRDGANKEILGIIVSYKVKVKLVVSRGGLLGDLASSDVAVELPFTLMHPKPKEEPAHRDVPENEAPIDTNLIELDTNDDDIVFEDFARQRLKGMKDDKEEEEERANSPQLNDR from the exons ATGGGAGACAAAGGCACCCG GGTGTTCAAGAAAGCGAGTCCCAACGGGAAG CTCACCGTCTACCTGGGCAAGCGGGATTTCGTCGACCACATCGACGTGGTGGACCCCGTGG ACGGCGTCGTGCTGGTGGATCCCGAGTacctgaaggaaaggaaag TCTTCGTGACGTTGACCTGCGCTTTCCGCTACGGCCGCGAGGACCTGGACGTGCTGGGGCTCACCTTCCGCAAGGACCTCTTCGTGGCCAACGCGCAAGCCTTCCCGCCGGTGCCCGAGGAGAAGAAGCCGCTGACGCGGCTGCAGGAGCGGCTCATCAAGAAGCTGGGCGAGCACGCCTACCCCTTCACCTTCGAG ATCCCTCCCAACTTGCCCTGCTCCGTGACGCTGCAGCCCGGCCCGGAGGACACGGGGAAG GCCTGCGGTGTGGACTATGAGGTCAAAGCGTTCTGCGCTGAGAACTTGGAGGAGAAAATCCACAAGAG GAACTCGGTGCGCCTGGTGATCCGCAAGGTGCAGTACGCCCCGGAGCGACCCGGCCCCCAGCCCATGGCCGAGACCACCCGGCAGTTCCTCATGTCGGACAAGCCGCTGCACCTCGAGGCGTCCCTGGACAAGGAG ATCTACTACCACGGGGAGCCCATCAGCGTCAACGTCCACGTCACCAACAACACCAACAAGACGGTGAAGAAGATCAAAATCTCGG TGCGCCAGTACGCCGACATCTGCCTCTTCAACACCGCCCAGTACAAGTGCCCCGTGGCGGTGGAGGACGCCGA CGACGTGGTGGCCCCGAGCTCGACGTTCTGCAAGGTCTACACGCTGACGCCCTTCCTCGCCAACAACCGGGAGAAGCGCGGGCTGGCGCTCGACGGCAAGCTCAAGCACGAGGACACCAACCTGGCCTCCAGCACGCT GTTGAGAGACGGCGCCAATAAGGAGATCCTGGGCATCATCGTCTCCTACAAAGTGAAGGTGAAGCTGGTGGTGTCGCGAGGAGG CCTGCTGGGAGACCTTGCCTCCAG CGACGTCGCGGTGGAGCTGCCCTTCACGCTGATGCACCCCAAGCCCAAGGAGGAGCCGGCGCACCGGGACG TTCCAGAGAACGAAGCTCCCATAGATACAAATCTGATAGAACTTGACAcaaa CGACGACGACATCGTGTTCGAAGACTTCGCCCGGCAGCGGCTCAAAGGCATGAAGGACgacaaggaggaagaggaggagcgcGCAAACTCCCCGCAGCTCAACGACAGATAA
- the ARRB1 gene encoding beta-arrestin-1 isoform X3, translated as MGDKGTRVFKKASPNGKLTVYLGKRDFVDHIDVVDPVDGVVLVDPEYLKERKVFVTLTCAFRYGREDLDVLGLTFRKDLFVANAQAFPPVPEEKKPLTRLQERLIKKLGEHAYPFTFEIPPNLPCSVTLQPGPEDTGKACGVDYEVKAFCAENLEEKIHKRNSVRLVIRKVQYAPERPGPQPMAETTRQFLMSDKPLHLEASLDKEIYYHGEPISVNVHVTNNTNKTVKKIKISVRQYADICLFNTAQYKCPVAVEDADDVVAPSSTFCKVYTLTPFLANNREKRGLALDGKLKHEDTNLASSTLLRDGANKEILGIIVSYKVKRRRGGAALHADAPQAQGGAGAPGRSRERSSHRYKSDRT; from the exons ATGGGAGACAAAGGCACCCG GGTGTTCAAGAAAGCGAGTCCCAACGGGAAG CTCACCGTCTACCTGGGCAAGCGGGATTTCGTCGACCACATCGACGTGGTGGACCCCGTGG ACGGCGTCGTGCTGGTGGATCCCGAGTacctgaaggaaaggaaag TCTTCGTGACGTTGACCTGCGCTTTCCGCTACGGCCGCGAGGACCTGGACGTGCTGGGGCTCACCTTCCGCAAGGACCTCTTCGTGGCCAACGCGCAAGCCTTCCCGCCGGTGCCCGAGGAGAAGAAGCCGCTGACGCGGCTGCAGGAGCGGCTCATCAAGAAGCTGGGCGAGCACGCCTACCCCTTCACCTTCGAG ATCCCTCCCAACTTGCCCTGCTCCGTGACGCTGCAGCCCGGCCCGGAGGACACGGGGAAG GCCTGCGGTGTGGACTATGAGGTCAAAGCGTTCTGCGCTGAGAACTTGGAGGAGAAAATCCACAAGAG GAACTCGGTGCGCCTGGTGATCCGCAAGGTGCAGTACGCCCCGGAGCGACCCGGCCCCCAGCCCATGGCCGAGACCACCCGGCAGTTCCTCATGTCGGACAAGCCGCTGCACCTCGAGGCGTCCCTGGACAAGGAG ATCTACTACCACGGGGAGCCCATCAGCGTCAACGTCCACGTCACCAACAACACCAACAAGACGGTGAAGAAGATCAAAATCTCGG TGCGCCAGTACGCCGACATCTGCCTCTTCAACACCGCCCAGTACAAGTGCCCCGTGGCGGTGGAGGACGCCGA CGACGTGGTGGCCCCGAGCTCGACGTTCTGCAAGGTCTACACGCTGACGCCCTTCCTCGCCAACAACCGGGAGAAGCGCGGGCTGGCGCTCGACGGCAAGCTCAAGCACGAGGACACCAACCTGGCCTCCAGCACGCT GTTGAGAGACGGCGCCAATAAGGAGATCCTGGGCATCATCGTCTCCTACAAAGTGAAG CGACGTCGCGGTGGAGCTGCCCTTCACGCTGATGCACCCCAAGCCCAAGGAGGAGCCGGCGCACCGGGACG TTCCAGAGAACGAAGCTCCCATAGATACAAATCTGATAGAACTTGA